The following proteins are encoded in a genomic region of Arcobacter cloacae:
- a CDS encoding DMT family transporter: MSAWSYLILAGVLEIGFASTMKLTQGFTKPIPTIIFITCMVLSFYCLTKAINTIPVGTAYAVWTGIGAVGTIIIGIFFYNEPAGFLRLFFLFTLVASIVGLKLVSN; encoded by the coding sequence ATGTCAGCTTGGAGTTATTTGATTTTAGCAGGAGTTTTAGAAATAGGTTTTGCTTCTACTATGAAATTAACTCAAGGGTTTACAAAACCAATACCAACTATAATATTTATAACTTGTATGGTTTTAAGTTTTTATTGCTTAACTAAAGCTATAAATACTATTCCAGTTGGAACAGCCTATGCTGTTTGGACGGGAATAGGTGCTGTTGGAACTATAATAATAGGAATATTTTTTTACAATGAACCAGCGGGATTTTTAAGACTATTTTTCTTATTTACATTGGTTGCTTCAATTGTTGGATTAAAACTTGTATCAAACTAA
- a CDS encoding sensor domain-containing diguanylate cyclase, with translation MNNLFFNKIFNIKNLTYGWFLFSIIVIVIITLLQGYFEYKKSIKDAIIKTNNLTILLTKKLENDFDQANNILKFVENIIKTLPKENKIFQEANFEEKQKLVASRFNFLINNFKNISVINYLDANGNIIYSSNTLQDKINLSDRKHFLELKNNKDLMISFSDVIVSRTTNKTSLAQLLAIRDDKKELIGAISVLIDLEIINNILASIDTGKNGVALLRRSDDRTLISKYPIIDKSEINKQLPLNNDISVRIRAGEKSSSLEYIASTDGEKRLASFIVMDKYPFYVQVALSQEEYLKQWKRNLMIVLILIILFVLSAFLLFLVVRKSYKREQLSIDKQKELMNEVLKEKIKYETLLKLSSDAVFVVDIATSKILEYSYQTQKNLRYSNKEMMNLTIVDIDRDLKSVEEFKEIISNINSEIISLQRVHQRKDGTFYNASITAAKIRINEKDYIYSSTRDITEKIKIQNKLEESYKNLEKLIETQNNIVILTNGKEIKFANQKFFNFLGFKNLTDFKEKHKCICEFFIENDRFFHLKKINEDEIWLDKILELEESKRVVCMKGKDSLEYLFSVWVNNFDDETKIVSFTDISQTILENIYLEEKILHDKLTNAYNREFFENNYKRFIDNCKINNTKLALAILDIDYFKDVNDRFGHDVGDLFLIEFVQVIQKYSRKNDILIRWGGEEFILILEFDSSKDLEKILENLRNSIEFHNFQKVGNKTCSIGATIYKDDEDILKTIKRADESLYDAKNSGRNKVIITY, from the coding sequence TTGAATAATCTTTTCTTCAATAAAATCTTTAACATAAAAAATTTGACTTATGGTTGGTTTTTATTTTCTATTATTGTTATCGTTATTATTACTTTACTTCAAGGTTATTTTGAATATAAAAAATCTATTAAAGATGCAATAATAAAAACAAATAATTTGACAATTTTACTTACCAAAAAACTTGAAAATGATTTTGACCAAGCTAATAATATTTTAAAATTTGTTGAAAATATAATAAAAACTTTGCCAAAAGAGAATAAAATTTTCCAAGAAGCTAATTTTGAAGAAAAACAAAAATTAGTAGCTTCAAGATTTAATTTTTTAATAAATAATTTTAAAAATATTAGTGTTATAAATTATTTAGATGCCAATGGAAATATTATTTATTCATCTAATACTTTACAAGATAAAATAAATTTATCTGATAGAAAACATTTCTTAGAACTTAAAAATAATAAAGATTTGATGATTAGTTTTTCAGATGTTATAGTTTCAAGAACAACCAATAAAACCTCTTTAGCTCAACTTTTAGCTATAAGAGATGATAAAAAAGAGTTGATAGGAGCAATTAGTGTTTTAATTGACCTTGAAATAATAAATAATATTTTAGCTTCTATTGATACTGGTAAAAATGGTGTTGCTTTGTTAAGAAGAAGTGATGATAGAACATTAATTTCAAAATATCCAATCATAGATAAATCTGAAATAAATAAACAATTACCTCTAAATAATGATATTTCAGTAAGAATAAGAGCAGGTGAAAAATCAAGTAGTTTAGAATATATAGCCTCAACTGACGGTGAAAAAAGACTTGCAAGTTTTATTGTTATGGATAAATATCCTTTTTATGTACAAGTTGCCTTGTCTCAAGAAGAGTATTTAAAGCAATGGAAAAGAAATTTGATGATAGTTTTAATATTAATAATTTTATTTGTTTTAAGTGCTTTTCTACTTTTTTTAGTTGTAAGAAAAAGTTATAAAAGGGAACAATTATCAATAGATAAACAAAAAGAGTTAATGAATGAAGTTTTAAAAGAAAAAATTAAATATGAAACATTATTAAAACTATCTTCTGATGCTGTATTTGTTGTAGATATTGCCACTAGTAAGATTTTAGAATATAGCTATCAAACTCAAAAAAATCTAAGATATAGTAATAAAGAGATGATGAATTTAACTATAGTTGATATTGATAGAGATTTAAAAAGTGTTGAAGAGTTTAAAGAGATAATTTCAAATATAAATAGTGAAATAATTTCATTACAAAGAGTGCATCAAAGAAAAGATGGAACATTTTATAATGCTTCAATTACAGCAGCTAAAATTAGAATAAATGAAAAAGATTATATTTATTCTTCAACAAGAGATATTACTGAAAAAATTAAAATACAGAATAAACTAGAAGAGTCTTATAAAAATCTTGAAAAATTAATTGAAACGCAAAATAATATAGTTATTTTAACAAATGGAAAAGAGATTAAGTTTGCTAATCAAAAGTTTTTTAATTTTTTAGGCTTTAAGAATCTTACAGATTTTAAGGAAAAACACAAATGTATTTGTGAATTTTTTATTGAAAATGATAGATTTTTCCATCTAAAAAAGATAAATGAAGATGAAATTTGGTTAGATAAAATTTTAGAACTTGAAGAGTCAAAAAGAGTTGTTTGTATGAAAGGAAAAGATTCTTTAGAGTATCTATTTTCTGTTTGGGTTAATAATTTTGATGATGAAACGAAAATAGTTAGTTTTACTGATATTTCACAAACTATTTTGGAAAATATCTATTTAGAAGAGAAAATTTTACATGATAAATTGACAAATGCTTATAATAGAGAATTTTTTGAAAATAACTATAAAAGATTTATAGATAACTGTAAAATAAATAATACAAAACTAGCTTTGGCTATTTTAGATATTGATTATTTTAAAGATGTAAATGATAGATTTGGTCATGATGTTGGGGATCTATTTTTAATTGAATTTGTTCAAGTAATTCAAAAATATTCAAGAAAAAATGATATTCTTATTCGTTGGGGTGGAGAAGAGTTTATCTTGATTTTGGAGTTTGATTCTTCAAAAGATTTAGAAAAGATTTTAGAAAATTTAAGAAATTCTATAGAGTTTCATAATTTTCAAAAAGTTGGCAACAAAACTTGCTCTATAGGAGCTACTATATACAAAGATGATGAAGATATTTTAAAAACTATAAAAAGAGCAGATGAATCACTATATGATGCGAAGAATAGCGGGAGAAATAAAGTTATTATTACTTACTAA